In Fusarium verticillioides 7600 chromosome 4, whole genome shotgun sequence, the following proteins share a genomic window:
- a CDS encoding transformation/transcription domain-associated protein produces MHPIMRHRNQERPQPLATRRQTSSPQGQAHQSPPSTILAPIHSNRTAPCSRACTPSRFSPNVPLLWCPYSRSTETRCSRTSGRTIHTGVSPAIKNRVAFADFITAQVKTMSFLAYLLRQYASHLNDFLPRLPDIVLRLLKDCPREKSGTRKELIVAIRHIINYNFRKIFIPKIDELLDERTLTGDGLTVHETMRPLAYSMLADLIHHVRDSLKPEQIRKTVEVYTRNLQDNFPGTSFQTMSAKLLLNMAECIAKLPNKVDARHYLIMILNAIADKFAAMNRQYPNAVKLSALYREQMKAGTPETYLADKDSPPDWDETDIFSAVPIKTSNPRDRGADPVVDNKFLFRNLMTGLKNTFYQLRTCNVGSPIDAQNAPTHWQDVSYGFTAEEVKVIIKLFREGAYVFRYYEIEKPAAESQYMSPVEYMANFYMVSCSKEEKDLLETFATVFHAIDPATFHEVFQQEIPRLYDMIFEHTALLHIPQFFLASEATSPSFCGMLLQFLMERIDQVGSADVKKSSILLRLFKLAFMAVTLFANQNEQVLLPHVVNIVTKSIELSTKAEEPMNYFLLLRSLFRSIGGGKFEQLYKQILPLLEMLLDVLNNLLMAARKPAERDLYVELCLTVPARLSHLLPHLSFLMRPLVVALRAGTDLVGQGLRTLELCVDNLTADYLDPIMAPVIDELMTALFDHLKPHPYSHFHAHTTMRILGKLGGRNRKFMTSAVPLTYREYADDPSSFDLRLLGSKKDRAFPADMGIDFAIQKLMEFPKATKNNHNKQYDAYYKKQALHLIKAQLKLRIGYDQLPDDLPRLLRLQAEDLVARRYEINTANFEISDRERSIPKKESEDLVVKRLLKAIMFAHSFPEFKDEASSFLLNVCKHFAIIEIGRALVDLKRTFSPFDPNAGEGPLHIDTRNLSDAIVESLASDHPDVREAGKSAIREMYDATAIIFGSESDVGKLPFFSHLSSTFCHSCYEEEWFTKTGGSLGINYLLTELDLGDTWITSKQTEFIRALTYVVKDMPQDLPEKTRCLAQTSLEVLLKRITKDITKEDTLPITQQPGQTQNPQLKQPRLSQICQQFGNDLYHMNKHVRETAKHSLELIATAAKCEVWELLEPCKDKILQPIFAKPLRALPFSIQIGYINAMTYHMSLKNDWVPFDENLNRLLMESLALADASDESLANKPAEFRTHEHIVNLRVSCIKLLTTAMTFEEFSNQPTKTKILSVFFKCLYSESKPTINAANDALKSVLAVDRRLPKELLQGGLRPVLQSLSDPKRLSTAGLDNLSRLLKLLTSYFKVEIGARLLEQIDSIVEPSALQQISFTFFDQHPQMKIITAILTIFHLLPAPAEAFKERLIDCFLGLEEKLRRTQLSPFRLPIYRYMNRYPKEIWAFLFGKVEDLKYGRLLAQVLAHADSNALREVAIENLDGLITRCNELISQNSEAKFIAMVNAIHIFESLSHFPSAEKWMDKKEHLDWLKSIGKELETHLRQHTLPAHLRLPAYQAAEELMTILVKSLERAPKDLDPLFNLIECVTSDELRVTQELFSFIYQRIICSDAVDFWKTIVLRCLDTYAGKSASNKMKHFLLHYIVNPIVAMDVMRNWKQLDQNRTPRLMDRAVIDAVSSKIWKVQPESTTDDQAQPGIDHTRYEVLQLSAMLVKYYHTPLQDARKDIIKFGWTFIRLEDVINKHAAYVVIGYFIAHYETPPKIVTQVYLSLLKANQNEGRALVTQALELIAPMLPKRCGTGQNERVAAWAIAPRRVLVDEGQNAQQMTSIYHFLVRHPDLFYEARDRYITLMISSLRKLATPQNASHESKRLCLNMMWLIWTWEERRVEGKSASFGARSLSQSPNTKKRKLESEQANASSQPVGRAEYQIPPLFRMKMIKYLVEFIAQLNERYELPSAKPRDHVSSSIPPVPLALTDLCKKAMKLLYNLVQPQYWGDLDLDLFPNVTQVILASERTQTILTADPTDKEKFDDKFLTNIINTLQVVRIVLNSKSDEWIQKSMPAIQKVLEKCLKSENPEIQDCLHLSDKKFDDNRELRSIVKRILDSVPDDTPMEDADADGETETQTSEIVAYLSQVATEAMNSSNFTSGVNILWSLGQRKPNVIDQHINSLMKALQSKHAREHVQHYNAIASQAAGVNRNQDPNTPSGEMSAYDLEIQTKIMIKEIQVVALRMEVLGDNRRPFLSVLATLVEKSMSIELCEEILNMVEGWVFRSEGTWPTLKEKTAVLHKMLSFEHRQDLTMLSKFLDLVIRIYEDPKITRTELTVRMEHAFLIGTRAADVEMRNRFMAIFDKSLSKSASARLSYVLTSQNWDTLSDSYWLAQATQLLLGAVETNANIQLYQTDFRTLPISRLLTIFTKEMEAREPTVIIDDKFESFMATHRRFMSELGDIKVKDVIEPLVQLQHVDSQLAHNLWVTLFPIYWSSVAKDDRIDLERGIVALLTKDYHSRQIDKRPNVIQSILDGAAKTWPECKIPPHVLKFEAKTYDAWYTALVQLENSAIKPQVDSATVRESNLDALVELYASLQEDDLFYGTWRRRCQFVETNAALSYEQNGMWDKAQKLYENAQIKARTGVIPFSQAEYMLWEDHWVLCAQKLQQWEILQDFAKHENFQDLLLECAWRSTEMWQDEQHREALDNIIKGVMDAPTPRRAFFQSFMSLLKFHNQKEASTDFARVCDEAIQLSIRKWHQLPERLTNAHVPLLQNFQQLVELHDASVICQSLANTNQTNLDVKSGELKLLLGAWRDRLPNVWDDITAWQDLVTWRQHIFSLINQTYLQLLPQQGQQNAGGASSFAYRGYHETAWIINRFAHVARKHNLPDVCINQLSRIYTLPNIEIQEAFLKLREQAKCHYENPDELSSGLDVINNTNLNYFSPSQKAEFYTLKGMFLEKLKQKDEADSAYGTALYFDIGAAKAWAEWGYFNDRKFKEDPTDLNAARQALTSYLQAAGSYKNAKSRKLLARILWLLSLDDAKGTIALGFDDFKGETPVWYWITFIQQLITGLGHKEAPRVFQLLLKIAKSYPQALYFQLRTNREDLLVIKKNQEARDRTARQRAQSVASNGKASASPSMTKQDPPRPGTASSRPGTANAADGTPVKAEGEANGSNTTGTPAPTNGQTPDPSKAAQKATPQPVQPGQPQKKPPWDYTEEVMSVLKTAFPLLALSMETMVDQIQKNFKCPPDEDAYRLIVALLNDALAYVSRTPPSFAKNVKLPAATETNITRFAETILPSHIKKSFEADFVTVKPTMYEYIYKLRRWRNKFEEKLDHRIPRAFLENFSPHLSEFRYGKFDEVEVPGQYLQHKDKNQDFIRIDRFLPNIDLVRSISASYRRIKMRGHDGSIHKWAIQHPAARHCRREERILQLFRSLNQTLGRKKESRRRDLQFTIPIMVPFAPHIRLVQEDTSYTTLQGVYEDHCRNMGMSKDDPVLFTMEKLRGALESKSSNKPEQAATARLEVFNAIQEKWVPSTVAIEYFQKVFPQFAEFWLFRRQFSYQLAALTFITYIMYMHNRYPQKINISRATGKVWGSEMMSYMSANKPFFHNPEPVPFRLTPNLQTLMGPLATEGIFACSLMAIARCLTEPEYELEHALTLLVRDEMLFWFTGSHRNGVITEGQLRDSVQVNSESIVKRALSLAHSPVGNLPANQTVIDAIAKAVNPMNLAQCDALWMPYL; encoded by the exons ATGCACCCCATAATGCGCCATCGCAACCAGGAGCGCCCTCAACCCCTGGCAACTCGCAGACAAACTTCCAGTCCCCAAGGCCAGGCTCACCAGTCGCCTCCGTCAACGATCTTGGCACCGATACACAGCAACAGAACCGCCCCCTGCTCAAGGGCATGCACTCCTTCAAGGTTCTCTCCGAATGTCCCATTATTGTGGTGTCCATATTCCAGGTCTACCGAAACACGGTGCAGCAGAACGTCCGGAA gAACAATTCATACGGGAGTGAGCCCTGCTATCAAGAACCGGGTGGCATTTGCCGATTTCATTACTGCTCAAGTTAAAacgatgagcttcttggcataTCTTCTTCGGCAATACGCCTCGCATCTGAATGACTTCTTGCCTCGACTCCCCGATATCGTCTTGCGTCTCCTGAAAGACTGCCCTAGAGAGAAATCCGGCACACGCAAGGAATTGATTGTTGCGATTCGCCATATCATCAATTATAATTTTCGCAAGATATTTATTCCCAAGATTGACGAGCTCCTGGATGAGCGAACGCTCACTGGTGATGGATTGACAGTGCACGAGACGATGCGACCTTTAGCATACAGCATGCTTGCTGATCTCATCCACCATGTTCGAGACTCTTTGAAGCCGGAACAGATCAGGAAGACTGTTGAGGTCTACACTAGGAATCTGCAGGATAATTTCCCCGGTACAAGTTTTCAGACAATGAGCGCGAAGCTCCTGTTGAATATGGCAGAATGCATAGCGAAATTACCCAATAAGGTGGATGCACGACATTATCTGATCATGATTCTGAACGCGATTGCCGACAAGTTTGCGGCCATGAACCGGCAATACCCCAATGCTGTCAAGCTCTCTGCTCTGTACCGTGAACAGATGAAGGCTGGCACCCCTGAGACATACTTAGCCGACAAGGACAGTCCCCCCGACTGGGATGAAACCGACATCTTTTCTGCAGTACCAATCAAGACATCAAACCCACGAGATCGAGGTGCTGACCCTGTCGTCGATAACAAATTCCTATTTCGAAATCTAATGACAGGCCTAAAGAACACCTTCTATCAGTTGAGGACATGTAACGTTGGGTCACCCATTGACGCTCAAAATGCTCCCACGCACTGGCAGGATGTTTCTTATGGTTTCACAGccgaagaggtcaaggtcatcatcaagctcttccgAGAGGGTGCGTATGTCTTCAGGTActatgagattgagaagccaGCAGCGGAGTCCCAGTATATGTCGCCAGTAGAGTATATGGCCAACTTCTATATGGTTTCATGtagcaaggaggagaaggaccttcttgagacctTTGCTACCGTTTTCCATGCCATTGATCCGGCTACTTTTCACGAGGTGTTCCAGCAGGAGATTCCGCGCCTTTATGACATGATATTTGAACATACAGCGTTGCTACATATACCCCAATTCTTTCTCGCTAGCGAAGCGACTTCTCCTAGCTTCTGCGGTATGCTTCTACAATTCCTCATGGAGCGAATCGACCAGGTCGGCTCTGCAGATGTCAAGAAATCATCCATTctgttgaggctcttcaagTTGGCTTTCATGGCCGTTACCCTATTCGCCAACCAGAATGAGCAGGTGTTATTACCACACGTTGTCAACATTGTCACGAAATCCATCGAGCTATCAACAAAAGCAGAAGAGCCAATGAACtattttctccttcttcgctCGCTGTTTCGCAGCATCGGTGGTGGTAAATTCGAGCAGCTTTACAAGCAAATCCTCCCTTTGCTTGAAATGCTTCTGGATGTGCTGAACAATCTTCTCATGGCTGCACGAAAGCCAGCAGAGCGCGACCTCTACGTGGAGCTCTGTCTCACAGTCCCGGCTCGACTTAGTCATTTGCTGCCGCACCTCAGCTTCCTGATGCGCCCACTTGTTGTTGCTCTGCGCGCAGGCACGGATCTTGTCGGACAAGGGCTGCGAACATTGGAGCTGTGTGTTGATAACCTAACAGCCGACTATCTTGATCCCATTATGGCACCTgtcattgatgagctgatgacTGCTCTCTTTGACCATCTCAAACCCCACCCTTACAGCCACTTTCACGCTCATACCACGATGCGAATTCTTGGTAAACTGGGTGGGAGGAACAGGAAGTTTATGACTAGTGCTGTGCCGCTTACTTATAGGGAGTATGCCGATGATCCCTCGAGCTTTGATCTGAGACTTCTGGGCTCTAAGAAGGACAGAGCCTTCCCTGCTGACATGGGAATCGACTTTGCTATCCAGAAGTTAATGGAGTTTCCTAAGGCAACTAAGAATAACCACAACAAACAATATGATGCTTACTATAAAAAGCAAGCATTGCACTTGATCAAGGCACAACTCAAACTTCGAATCGGTTATGATCAGCTGCCAGATGACCTCCCGCGTCTTTTGCGacttcaagctgaagatTTGGTTGCGAGAAGGTATGAGATCAACACCGCCAATTTTGAGATCTCAGACCGTGAGCGATCAATTCCGAAGAAGGAGAGCGAAGATTTGGTCGTCAAACGgcttctcaaagccatcatgttTGCCCATTCTTTCCCGGAATTCAAGGATGAAGCCAGCTCCTTCTTACTGAACGTTTGCAAGCACTTCGCGATCATTGAGATTGGTAGAGCTTTGGTGGATTTGAAGCGCACATTTAGCCCCTTCGACCCTAATGCTGGCGAGGGCCCCTTGCACATCGATACACGCAATCTCTCGGACGCCATTGTCGAGTCGCTGGCTTCTGATCACCCCGATGTGCGCGAGGCGGGTAAGAGTGCCATTCGCGAGATGTATGATGCTACAGCCATTATCTTTGGTTCAGAAAGTGATGTTGGCAAGCTTCCTTTCTTCAGTCATCTAAGCAGCACTTTCTGCCACAGCTgctatgaagaagagtggTTCACCAAGACTGGTGGTAGTCTAGGTATCAATTACCTGCTTACTGAACTTGACCTGGGCGACACGTGGATCACATCCAAGCAAACCGAGTTTATCCGTGCGCTTACTTATGTGGTCAAAGACATGCCCCAGGATCTTCCCGAAAAGACGCGCTGCCTGGCTCAAACTAGCTTGGAGGTCCTCTTGAAGCGCATCACCAAAGACATAACTAAGGAGGATACACTGCCCATCACGCAACAACCAGGGCAGACACAAAACCCTCAGCTCAAGCAACCTCGACTTTCCCAGATTTGTCAACAATTTGGTAACGATCTGTACCATATGAACAAGCATGTTCGAGAGACCGCAAAACACTCGCTGGAACTCATTGCAACAGCGGCAAAGTGTGAGGTCTGGGAACTGTTAGAACCCTGCAAGGACAAGATTCTGCAACCCATCTTTGCCAAGCCTTTACGTGCGTTGCCCTTCAGTATTCAGATCGGCTACATCAATGCCATGACGTACCAtatgagcttgaagaacgACTGGGTCCCATTTGATGAGAACCTAAACCGTCTTCTGATGGAGTCGTTGGCGCTTGCGGATGCTAGTGACGAATCTCTTGCGAACAAGCCTGCGGAGTTCCGTACTCATGAGCACATTGTCAACCTTCGAGTTTCGTGCATTAAGCTTCTTACAACTGCAATGACGTTTGAGGAATTTTCCAACCAGCCGACTAAGACCAAGATCCTCAGTGTCTTTTTCAAATGCCTGTATTCAGAGTCAAAACCCACCATCAATGCAGCGAACGATGCCCTAAAGTCTGTCTTAGCAGTTGATAGACGCCTGCCTAAGGAGCTCCTACAGGGAGGTTTGCGACCAGTGCTACAGAGCCTCTCGGATCCTAAACGCTTAAGCACCGCAGGACTCGACAATTTGTCTAGGTTGCTGAAGCTCCTTACCTCTTATttcaaggtcgagatcgGTGCTCGCTTACTAGAACAGATCGACTCAATAGTCGAGCCTAGTGCCTTGCAACAGATATCCTTTACTTTCTTCGACCAACACCCgcagatgaagatcatcactgccatATTGACCATTTTCCATCTGCTTCCTGCTCCCGCTGAAGCCTTTAAGGAACGACTGATCGACTGCTTTCTTGGTTTAGAGGAAAAATTGCGCAGAACTCAACTGAGTCCTTTCCGCTTGCCTATTTACAGATACATGAATCGATATCCAAAGGAGATTTGGGCCTTCCTTTTCGGCAAAGTCGAAGACCTCAAATATGGCCGGCTGTTGGCCCAGGTCCTTGCACATGCCGACAGTAATGCTTTGCGAGAAGTCGCAATTGAGAATCTCGATGGTCTCATTACCCGTTGCAATGAGCTTATCAGCCAAAACAGCGAGGCCAAGTTCATTGCCATGGTGAATGCGATCCACATTTTTGAGTCTCTCAGCCATTTTCCCAGCGCAGAGAAGTGGATGGACAAAAAGGAGCATCTCGACTGGCTTAAGAGTATTGGCAAGGAGCTGGAAACACATCTTCGACAACACACCCTTCCCGCACATCTCCGATTACCTGCTTAccaagcagctgaagagttgatgaCCATCCTCGTCAAGTCTCTTGAAAGGGCACCCAAGGACTTGGATCCTCTTTTCAACTTGATCGAGTGCGTGACATCTGATGAGCTACGGGTCACCCAGGAGCTGTTCTCCTTCATTTACCAGAGGATAATCTGCAGTGATGCAGTTGACTTCTGGAAAACCATTGTCCTCCGCTGCCTGGATACCTATGCTGGGAAGTCTGCTtcaaacaagatgaagcatttcctcctccattACATCGTTAACCCAATCGTTGCGATGGACGTCATGCGAAACTGGAAACAGCTCGACCAGAACAGGACCCCTCGACTTATGGATAGAGCTGTCATTGATGCAGTTAGCagcaagatctggaaggtTCAACCAGAGTCGACAACGGACGACCAAGCTCAGCCTGGCATCGATCACACTCGCTATGAGGTTTTGCAGCTTTCGGCAATGTTGGTCAAATACTATCATACACCTCTTCAGGATGCCCGGaaagatatcatcaagttCGGATGGACTTTCATTCGTCTTGAGGatgtcatcaacaagcatgCTGCTTACGTAGTCATTGGATACTTCATCGCTCATTATGAGACACCTCCAAAGATTGTCACTCAGGTGTACCTCTCTCTCCTGAAAGCCAACCAGAACGAGGGACGCGCCTTGGTTACTCAAGCACTCGAACTCATTGCTCCTATGCTACCGAAACGATGTGGAACTGGCCAGAACGAGCGCGTTGCGGCTTGGGCCATTGCCCCCCGGCGTGTTCTCGTCGACGAAGGACAAAATGCCCAGCAGATGACGAGTATCTACCATTTCCTTGTTAGACATCCTGATCTATTCTATGAAGCTCGTGATAGATACATCACTTTGATGATCAGTTCTCTACGGAAGCTCGCCACTCCCCAAAATGCGTCGCACGAGTCCAAGAGGCTCTGCCTCAACATGATGTGGCTGATCTGGACATGGGAAGAACGGCGAGTTGAAGGAAAATCGGCATCTTTTGGGGCGAGGTCCCTTTCCCAGTCTCCAAACacgaagaagagaaaattGGAGTCTGAACAGGCAAATGCATCTTCCCAGCCAGTTGGCCGTGCGGAGTATCAGATCCCCCCTCTTTTCCGCATGAAGATGATTAAGTATCTTGTTGAGTTCATTGCTCAGTTAAATGAACGCTACGAACTTCCTTCCGCGAAGCCCCGGGATCATGTCTCATCGTCAATCCCCCCAGTCCCTCTTGCATTGACTGATCTCTGCAAGAAGGCCATGAAACTCCTCTACAACTTGGTGCAGCCACAATACTGGGgcgacctcgacctcgaccttttTCCCAATGTAACTCAGGTTATCTTGGCGAGCGAACGAACACAAACTATTCTTACGGCTGATCCTACAGATAaggagaagtttgatgaCAAATTCCtaaccaacatcatcaacacccttcAAGTGGTCCGTATCGTGCTCAACTCCAAGTCAGACGAGTGGATCCAGAAGAGCATGCCGGCTATCCAGAAAGTCCTGGAGAAGTGCCTCAAATCAGAAAACCCCGAGATCCAAGATTGCCTTCATCTTTCCGACAAGAAGTTTGACGACAACCGCGAACTCCGGTCGATTGTCAAACGCATCCTGGACTCCGTACCAGACGACACACCTATGGAGGACGCCGATGCCGATGGTGAAACGGAGACACAAACATCTGAGATTGTTGCTTACCTGTCACAAGTCGCTACAGAAGCAATGAACAGCAGCAACTTTACTTCAGGTGTCAATATTCTGTGGTCTCTCGGCCAGCGAAAGCCCAATGTAATTGATCAGCATATCAATTCTCTGATGAAGGCCCTCCAATCCAAACATGCGAGAGAACATGTCCAGCACTACAATGCAATTGCAAGTCAGGCAGCTGGTGTTAACAGGAACCAGGACCCCAACACACCAAGCGGAGAAATGTCGGCCTACGATCTTGAGATTCAAACCAAGATTATGATCAAAGAAATCCAGGTGGTAGCGCTGCGGATGGAAGTGCTGGGCGACAATCGACGACCCTTCCTCAGCGTCCTAGCAACTTTGGTTGAAAAGTCCATGTCAATTGAACTTTGTGAGGAAATACTGAACATGGTTGAGGGGTGGGTATTCCGATCAGAAGGAACATGGCCAACACTTAAGGAGAAGACGGCTGTTCTTCATAAGATGCTCTCCTTTGAGCACCGACAAGACCTAACTATGCTATCCAAGTTCCTGGACCTCGTTATTCGCATCTATGAGGACCCCAAGATCACCCGCACAGAATTGACTGTTCGCATGGAGCATGCATTCCTTATCGGCACTCGTGCAGCGGATGTTGAAATGCGTAATCGCTTCATGGCTatctttgacaagagctTATCCAAGTCGGCCAGTGCACGTCTGTCCTACGTTCTTACCTCTCAGAACTGGGACACACTCTCAGATTCATACTGGCTCGCGCAGGCCACACAGCTGTTACTCGGAGCAGTCGAGACGAACGCCAATATCCAACTATACCAAACCGACTTCAGAACCTTGCCGATTTCTCGCCTGCTCACAATCTTCacgaaggagatggaggctcGGGAGCCTACTGTCATTATCGATGACAAGTTCGAATCATTCATGGCTACTCATCGTCGCTTCATGTCGGAACTGGGAGACATCAAGGTGAAGGACGTCATCGAACCATTGGTGCAGCTTCAGCATGTCGATTCCCAACTCGCTCACAACCTTTGGGTAACCCTCTTCCCAATCTACTGGTCGTCTGTAGCCAAGGACGACCGAATTGATCTAGAACGCGGCATTGTTGCTTTGCTCACAAAAGATTATCATAGCCGGCAAATTGACAAGCGCCCTAACGTCATTCAGTCAATCCTTGACGGTGCTGCAAAGACTTGGCCTGAGTGTAAGATTCCACCACATGTCCTCAAATTTGAGGCCAAGACCTACGATGCTTGGTATACTGCCTTGGTTCAACTTGAGAACTCTGCCATTAAACCACAAGTCGATTCCGCTACGGTACGAGAAAGCAACCTCGAtgctcttgtcgagcttTACGCTTCACTCCAGGAAGACGATTTGTTCTATGGTACCTGGCGGCGTCGGTGCCAATTTGTTGAAACTAATGCTGCGCTGTCGTACGAACAGAACGGCATGTGGGACAAGGCCCAAAAGCTGTATGAGAATGCCCAGATCAAGGCCAGAACTGGTGTGATCCCCTTCTCCCAAGCCGAGTACATGCTTTGGGAGGATCATTGGGTTCTTTGTGCACAGAAGCTGCAACAGTGGGAGATTCTTCAGGATTTCGCTAAGCATGAAAATTTCCAagatctccttctcgagtGCGCTTGGCGGAGCACAGAGATGTGGCAGGATGAGCAACACCGCGAGGCTTTGGATaatatcatcaagggcgtTATGGACGCTCCTACACCCCGCAGAGCCTTCTTCCAATCTTTCATGTCACTTCTCAAATTTCACAATCAGAAAGAGGCTAGCACGGACTTCGCTCGCGTGTGCGATGAGGCAATTCAGCTCTCAATCCGTAAATGGCACCAGTTGCCCGAGCGCCTGACCAATGCCCACGTTCCCCTTCTTCAGAACTTCCAACAGTTGGTTGAGCTTCACGACGCCAGTGTCATTTGCCAAAGTCTTGCGAATACCAACCAGACAAACCTGGATGTCAAATCTGGCGAACTCAAGTTACTGCTGGGTGCTTGGCGCGATCGACTCCCGAATGTGTGGGATGATATCACTGCTTGGCAAGATCTCGTCACCTGGAGACAGCATAtattcagcctcatcaaccagaCGTATTTGCAATTGCTTCCTCAACAAGGACAGCAAAATGCCGGTGGCGCTAGCTCGTTTGCTTATCGCGGTTACCACGAGACTGCCTGGATTATCAATAGGTTCGCCCATGTCGCTCGCAAGCATAACCTTCCTGATGTTTGCATTAATCAATTGAGCCGCATTTACACGCTGCCTAATATTGAGATCCAGGaagccttcttgaagcttcGTGAACAGGCCAAATGCCACTATGAAAATCCTGACGAGCTCTCGAGTGGTTTGGATGTTATCAACAATACAAACCTCAACTACTTTAGCCCGTCTCAGAAAGCCGAATTCTACACCCTCAAGGGAATGTttttggagaagctcaagcaaaAGGATGAGGCCGATTCGGCCTATGGCACGGCGTTATACTTTGACATCGGTGCCGCCAAAGCTTGGGCGGAATGGGGCTACTTTAACGACCGCAAGTTCAAGGAAGACCCTACTGACCTCAATGCGGCAAGACAAGCACTTACTTCGTACTTGCAAGCTGCGGGAAGCTACAAGAATGCCAAGTCTCGCAAACTCCTTGCGCGAATCCTGTGGCTCCTCAGCTTGGATGACGCCAAGGGCACGATCGCGTTGGGCTTTGATGACTTCAAGGGTGAAACACCCGTGTGGTATTGGATTACTTTCATCCAACAACTTATCACGGGACTCGGGCACAAGGAAGCTCCTCGTGTTTTCCAACTGCTGCTGAAGATTGCAAAGTCATATCCCCAAGCTTTGTACTTCCAGCTTCGAACCAACCGagaggatcttcttgttaTAAAGAAGAATCAAGAAGCCCGAGACAGAACAGCACGACAACGCGCACAATCTGTGGCATCCAATGGAAAGGCGAGCGCATCACCATCCATGACAAAGCAGGACCCCCCCAGGCCTGgtacagcatcatcacgaccAGGCACTGCAAATGCGGCTGATGGTACCCCAGTCAAGGCGGAGGGAGAAGCGAACGGCAGCAACACCACAGGTACTCCCGCGCCTACCAACGGGCAAACACCTGATCCTTCGAAGGCTGCACAAAAGGCCACCCCTCAACCTGTACAGCCAGGGCAGCCTCAGAAGAAGCCTCCGTGGGATTACACCGAAGAAGTCATGTCAGTCCTCAAGACTGCTTTCCCTCTGCTGGCCCTTTCAATGGAGACTATGGTAGACCAGATCCAGAAGAACTTCAAGTGCCCCCCTGACGAAGACGCATACCGACTAATTGTTGCTCTTCTTAACGATGCTCTGGCCTACGTTAGTAGAACACCGCCATCTTTCGCCAAGAATGTGAAGCTCCCAGCGGCGACCGAAACGAACATCACTCGGTTTGCTGAAACAATCCTGCCTAGTCACATCAAGAAGTCATTCGAAGCGGATTTCGTTACTGTCAAGCCCACAATGTACGAGTACATCTACAAGCTGCGCCGCTGGCGGAACAAGTTTGAGGAAAAGCTGGATCACCGAATACCTCGCGCTTTTCTTGAAAACTTTTCTCCTCACCTAAGTGAATTTAGGTATGGCAAATTCGATGAGGTGGAGGTTCCAGGTCAATACCTGCAGCACAAGGACAAAAATCAAGACTTCATCCGCATCGATCGTTTTCTTCCAAACATCGATCTTGTCCGATCTATCAGCGCTTCTTACCGCCGTATTAAAATGCGTGGTCACGATGGAAGCATTCACAAATGGGCTATTCAGCACCCTGCAGCGCGACACTGCCGACGAGAGGAGCGCATTTTGCAGCTCTTCCGGTCGCTTAACCAAACACTGGGTCGCAAAAAGGAGAGTCGGCGTCGTGATTTGCAGTTCACGATACCAATCATGGTTCCCTTTGCACCTCATATCAGACTTGTGCAGGAAGATACATCCTACACTACACTACAGGGAGTATATGAGGATCATTGCCGAAACATGGGCATGTCAAAGGATGACCCTGTGCTATTCACTATGGAGAAGCTTCGCGGAGCCCTCGAAAGCAAGAGCTCT AACAAGCCTGAGCAGGCAGCGACAGCTCGGTTGGAGGTATTCAACGCGATTCAGGAGAAGTGGGTGCCATCAACAGTGGCGATAGAGTATTTCCAGAAGGTGTTCCCACAGTTTGCAGAGTTCTGGCTATTCCGCCGCCAGTTCTCGTACCAGCTTGCGGCGTTGACATTCATCACGTACATCATGTACATGCACAACCGATACCCACAGAAGATCAACATATCAAGGGCGACGGGTAAGGTTTGGGGGTCTGAAATGATGTCCTATATGAGCGCCAACAAACCCTTCTTCCACAACCCTGAACCGGTGCCATTCCGACTCACGCCTAACCTTCAAACTTTGATGGGACCACTTGCAACTGAAGGTATCTTTGCATGCTCGCTGATGGCCATTGCGCGATGCCTGACGGAGCCTGAATATGAACTGGAGCACGCCTTGACGCTTCTTGTGCGTGATGAGATGCTGTTCTGGTTTACTGGCAGCCACAGGAACGGAGTAATTACAGAGGGTCAACTTCGAGATTCTGTGCAGGTCAACAGTGAATCGATTGTCAAGCGGGCACTCAGCCTGGCGCACAGCCCTGTTGGCAACCTGCCTGCGAACCAGACAGTGATTGATGCCATCGCAAAGGCAGTCAATCCTATGAACCTGGCACAGTGCGATGCGCTGTGGATGCCATACCTGTAA